The nucleotide sequence CCAAGAAACTTTTTTTAAAAAAATTCAGCGACAAACAATCATCCGTAACCTAGCCTTTAAAATAACTGTCGAAAACAGAAAAGATAAGGCAGTTAAGCTGCATTTAGTTGATGCAATCCCAGTATCAAAGACTGATCGGATAGAAGTAAAGGATATTAAGATTTCACTTAAGCCAAATAAAGAAAACTATCAAGATCAAGAAGGGCTTAAATTGTGGATTATTGATCTTAAACCGGGCGAGAAAAAGGATATTGATATAGATTTTACCGTGACTTATCCTAAGGATGCCCCAGTTAGTGGATTATGAAACGAATAGCCGTATTAACTAGAGATTGTGCCGGAGTAAATGCCGCCCTCAGGTCTTTAGTGCGCAGTGCAGCCGCTAAAAATGTAGAGGTTATTGGTGTTATGCGTGGTTATGAGGGTTTAATTGAAGGCGATATTAAGCTTCTTGATCGTCGGTCGGTTTCCGGGATCATTAATCGCGGTGGAACAATTCTTAAGACTGCTCGTTCTAAACGTTTTAAAACTATCTCTGGACAACGTCAGGCAGCTCGAACCCTAAAAGATCATGATATCGAGGGATTGATTGTTATTGGTGGAAATGGTTCATTAACCGGAGCCCATATTCTTGCCAGCCGCCATTCTATACCAGTCATTGGTATCCCGGCAACCATTGATAATGATGTTAATGGTGTGACTATGACAATTGGTTCTGACACGGCAACCAATGTTGCCTTAGAGGCATTGGATAAGGTACGTGATACAGCGACGTCCCTAGAGCGAATATTTGTGGTTGAGGTTATGGGTAGAGACTGTGGTTATATTGCTTTGAGAGTTGCTTTAGCTGCTGGTTGCGAAGAGGCAATACTTCCGGAATTGAAATTTAACATAAAAAATATTTGTGAAAATATAGTTGAAGGTAATATTCGCGGAAAGCGCAGCTGGATAATTATTGTGGCTGAAGGGAAAGCAAAAGCTTCTAAAATTGCTTCTGAGATCACTAAGATAACTAGTCTTGAAACCAGAGAAGTTGTGCTTGGTCATGTCCAGCGGGGAGGTTCTCCTACAGCATTTGACCGAATGCTTGCTGCTCGCTATGGGCATTATGCAGTTGAGGTTTTATTAAAAGGAAAAACCGACCGTTGCGTAGCCTTAAAGGATGAACAACTAATAACTATTCCTTTAGCTAAGGCGATTAAGAAAAAAGATATAGAAGTGGAAAAATATTACAAATTAATTAAAATTCTTACATAATTTTAATGAGATTGTAATTTTTATTATTGAGTGAGAAAAATTAGATAGTCGAATTATCCTTAAGGAGGTTAAAATGATTTACAAAAGCGAGGCAGAGTTACTTAGTAATAATGGCATTAAAGAGGAAGATGGTCGCATCGAAATCGTAGATGAAGCAAAGTTTCGCGATAGTGGAATTGATAGTCTTTTAGATACTATTATTTTAAGTAATGATGCGCACCTACGAAGGCTTTCATATTGGGTAGTTTATAGTGCTGGTCTCAGATTGGGGGTAGTTCCTTCTTCAATTCAGGGGCTCTATAACGCGATGGGACAGAAAAAAGTAAGTGGTTTTACGGTTCCGGCGATGAATATTCGGACCCTTACCTTTGATTTGGCTCGGGCAGTTTTCCGTGCAGCTAATAAAATTAACGCGGGAGCTTTTATTTTTGAGATTGCTAAAAGTGAAATTGGTTACACTGACCAAAGACCATTAGAATACACAGCAGTGATCACCTTAGCGGCACTTAAAGAAAATTATCAGGGGCCAATTTTTATTCAGGGTGACCATTTTCAACTTAAGGCAGCTAATTACTTAAAAGATCCAAAAAAGGAAATTTCTCAGTTAAAAGAGTTACTTGAGGAAGCAATTGGTGGTCATTTTTACAATATTGATAT is from Candidatus Omnitrophota bacterium and encodes:
- a CDS encoding 6-phosphofructokinase, which encodes MKRIAVLTRDCAGVNAALRSLVRSAAAKNVEVIGVMRGYEGLIEGDIKLLDRRSVSGIINRGGTILKTARSKRFKTISGQRQAARTLKDHDIEGLIVIGGNGSLTGAHILASRHSIPVIGIPATIDNDVNGVTMTIGSDTATNVALEALDKVRDTATSLERIFVVEVMGRDCGYIALRVALAAGCEEAILPELKFNIKNICENIVEGNIRGKRSWIIIVAEGKAKASKIASEITKITSLETREVVLGHVQRGGSPTAFDRMLAARYGHYAVEVLLKGKTDRCVALKDEQLITIPLAKAIKKKDIEVEKYYKLIKILT